The DNA window ACCGTGCGGCGGGCGACGAGGTGGCGGTCTTCCGCGCGGCAGCCCGCCGGGGCCTGCCGGTACTGTTGAAAGGCCCTACGGGATGCGGGAAAACACGATTCGTGGAGGCAATGGCGCATGAACTGGGCCGGGAGCTCATCACCGTCGCCGGCCACGAGGACATGACGTCGGCGGATCTGGTTGGCCGATTCCTGTTGAAGGGCGGTGAGACGGTCTGGGTGGACGGGCCGTTGACTCGCGCGGTGCGCGAGGGCGCCATCTTTTATCTGGACGAGGTGGTGGAAGCGCGCCAGGACACCACCGTCGTCATCCATCCGCTCGCCGATCACCGCCGTGAACTACCCGTCGACCGGCTCGGCACGACATTGCAGGCAGCACCAGGATTCCAGCTGGTGATCTCCTACAACCCCGGATACCAGAGCGTCCTGAAGAACCTCAAGGAGTCGACCCGCCAGCGCTTCATTGCCATCGAGCTCGGCTACCCGTCCGCCGACGTCGAGACCGAGGTGGTTGCCTACGAAGCCGGGATCGATACCGAGACCGCACGTGCATTGGTCCAACTCGCATACGCCATCCGCAACCTGGATGGCTCACCGTTGCGCGAAGTCTCGTCCACCCGTATGTTGATCCTCGCCGGCGGCCTTGCGGCTGAAGGGCTGAATCTGCGCAGCGCCGTCCACGCGGCCGTCGTCCAGGTGCTGTCTGACGATCACGATGTCATCCGGGCACTCGATGAACTCGTCAACACTGTCCTGCCCCAGACGTGACCGACGTTTCGCCCGCCCCGGCGGATCCGGCCCGCTTCCGGTTTCTCGCCACCTATATCGCCGGCCGGTCCGTCGACGTCACCGAGGCGCCGGCCGGCCAGCGTGCGCACACGAACGGCCAGTTCATCTTCGTCTCGGCCGATGCCTCCATCGAGGAGCAACGGCGCGAAATGCTGCTTCAGGCAGCACTTCTCGGCGCGGGTAGCCTTGACCCGCGAATCGTGAAGGGACTGCGGGCGCGGGCTACCTTGGCGCGGCGCTACCTGGCGCTGGAAGGTCAGCGAGTTCTGGCCGAACTCGGCCGACAGATTCCGCTCGATGCCGCACTCCTGGGTGACGGGCAACCGAGAACCGCGACCGCCGACGAGTCGTTCGAGGTGGCCAAGAGCCGAGCCGACGTTGCCGACCCACCAGGGTGGTTCGGTGTCATCAAACCTTCGCGGTTGATGGCTGCTCCCGCCGGACCGGGCGGACAGGCCACCAACAAGGACCTCAAACTGCAGTTCGACCCGATCGATATGCCCGAATCGGAGGACGACGACGAAGACGAGGACGATGACGGCGGGAAATCCGGCGAAAGCAAGATCCTCAAGCTGTTCGAGAGTCCGCTCTTCAACAACCAGTCGATGTCGGACTACTTCCGGAAGATGTTCGGTGGTAAGCGTTCTCAAGGTGAGGGCGCCGCGGGTGCCGAGATGACAGTTCGCTCTATCCGGCGGGCGCAGGAGATCGGGGCGAATGCCCGTCCCCTTCCGACGCGGATCGAGTTCACCGATGACGGCAAGCCCGGTGCGGCGATGGGCGTGGGCGGCGCCCTGTATCCGGAGTGGGACGTCTTCAACGACCGGTACAAGCCGGACTGGTGCCGGGTCATCGACTTTCCACTGACCGCTGCCGCCGACGTCTCTGATGCCGGTGTCGCGCACGACGACGTGCTGCGGCGCCGCCTGGCTCGCGTCGGCCTCGGCCCGAAGGTCCTGCGCGCCCGCGCCGACGGGGACGACCTCGACATCGAGGCGCTCATCGACCTGTTCGTCGATCTGCAATCCGGCTTCTCCGCCCCAGAGCACGTCTACCTTGAGCGCCGCAAACTCGCCCGCAATCTCGGCGTGCTCATTCTGATCGACGCCTCCGGGTCCGCCGTGGACGCCGATTCGGACGGCCTCGCGGTGCACGACCACCAGCGACGGGCGGCCGCCACCCTGGCTGTCACACTCGAAGAGCTTGGTGACCGCGTCGCCGTCTACGCATTCCGATCGCAGGGCCGCCACGCCGTGCATCTGCCGGCCATCAAGACGTTCGACCAGAGTTTCGGCGCCGTAGGACGAGCCCGACTCAACCAACTCGAACCAGCGAGCTACACCCGCCTCGGCGCCGGAATCCGCGGCGCGGGTGAGGTTCTCAAGAACGATGCCGGAACGCCGAATCGGTTGCTACTCGTCCTTTCGGACGGCTTCCCCTACGACGACGGCTACGAAGGTCATTACGCGGAAGCCGACGCCAGTAAGGCCCTCGAAGAGCTCCGCATGGAGGGGGTTGCCTGCCTGTGCCTGTCCATCGGCTCTTCCACGGAAACCGAAGTACTCGAACGCGTCTTTGGCTCGGCGAGCTACGCCAGCGCGTCGACCCTGGCCGACTTGAGCCCGCAGATGGATGAGTTGTTCATGTCCGCTCTCGCAGAACTCGCGGCACCGAAACCAGCGCGGGTGTGAGACCCGAGCCGTTATCCATCAAGCGATTTCCAGAACCGGGTGAGGGCCGCGGCGCCGACGGCCGGGTCTTCCACCATCCACCAATGTCCCAGCCCGTCGAGCACCTCAGTCTGGGCGCCGGCTCGGTCGGCGGCCCGATGCCGCATCTCATCGGTGCCGACGAAGGGATCTTCGGTGGCCAGTATCGACAGTCCCGGCCGGGCCGTGGCGTCGTCCAAGGCTCGTCCGGCGTCGGCCAGAGCCGGTTGACGCGCCGAGCGGTATAGCGCCAGGATCGCCTTGCCCATCTCTGGACCCTGCGCTGCCGCAAACGAAGTCGCGACGTCTGAAGGAATGCCGAAGCTGGTCAGCTGCTGCGCCCGCTCCTCGAGCGAACCGTCCTGCATCGCCTCGACCACCTGTTCACCGGCCTCGGGAGTTTGGAACACCTGCGCCATGTCGTGCCAGACGTAGGCGGGGTCGAACAAGCCGACGGTGTCGCTGGCCCAGCTACGCACGGCATCGGGCCGATACATCACCGCGTTGACCACATGACATCCGCCCCAGTCGTGCCCGACAAGGTCGATAGGGTCATCGATGCCCTGTAGCTCGCCAATGAGCCAATCGCGGTAGGCGAGAAACGTCCCCGGAAAGCCGCTGGGCAGCGGGGCGCCGAACCCCGGCGGGGACAACCGCACCACATCCTCGCGTCCGAGAGCCTCGACGAGAGGGTCCCAAAGTGCGTCGGTCTCAGGGTTGCCGTGCACCAGAACCACAGGCAAAGTCAACGTCCTTCCTTGTCGGAACCGCGTCAGACGTCAGCGTGCCGGCAGACCCAACACCCGCTGGGCGATGATGTTGCGCTGGATCTCTGACGTACCACCTGAGATGGTCCCCGCGTAGGTGCTGACGTAGCGGGTGAACCAGGACGCGTTGTACAGGTCCGGGCCGTATGGGTTGTAGGGCGCGGTGAGCCCGGGGTCGAGCAAGCCGTCTGTACCCGCGGCGTCCAACAGGCTTCGGGCAGCAGCCTGCTCGGCTTCAGATCCCAACACCTTGAGTACCGAGATGCCGGGCACATCGCGCTCGCCACGCGCGGCCTGGCCCAGGGCGCGCGAACCGAGAAGGCGCAGCGCCTGATAGTCCATCGCGATGGTGGCGTACCGGTCGCGGTTCACCTCGCCGACCGGACGGTAGTCCTCGAGCATCTGCTGCAGACGGTTGGCGAACGCCATCCACATCATGGTGCGTTCGTGGCCCAGCGATCCGTTGGCCACCTTCCAGCCTTCGTGTAGCGGTCCGACCAGGTTTTCGGAGGGCACCCGCACGTCGGAGAAGAAGACCTCGTTGAAGTCCGGACTATCCCGGTCGTACACCGAGGCAAACGGCCGGCGCTGCAGTCCCGGTGAGTCGGTAGGGATGAGAAGCGCACTGATTCCCTTGTGCTTCGGCGCATCCGGATCTGTGCGCACGAAGGTCAGGATCACATCGGCGTCGTGTGCTCCCGAGGTCCAGACCTTCTGACCGTTGACCACGAAATGGTCGCCGTCGGAGACGGCGCGCGTTGTCAGCCCCGCGAGATCCGATCCTGCGCCCGGTTCACTCATGCCCAGCGATGCCGTCATCTCAGCGCGCAGGATCGGCACTGCCCACCGCCGCTTCTGTTCGTCGGTGCCGAATGCCAACAGTGACGCTGCGATGATGCCAACGCCCTGCGGGTTGAATGCGTGATAGATCCGGCGGCGCGCCAGTTCCTCGCGGTGGACGAACTGCTCGAGGACGCCCGCATTGCGGCCGCCGAACTCGGGCGGATTGCCCGGCAACAGCCATCCGTTGTCGAACTGAAGCCGCTGCCACCGGCGCGACCACTCGGGCACGTGCGACGTCGAACGAGACCGCTCCGCGGCGGCCTCGGTCTCGGGCGGCAGGTGCTCGTCGAGAAACCTCACGAATTCCGCGCGAAACGCCTCGACCTCGGCGTCGAAGGTGAGCTGCACGGACCAAGAGTATCAAGTACTTAACATTTGGGTCGCGGTGCGCTATGACTGAAGGGATGCTCGATTCAGAGAAGATCCTGATCACCGGGGCGACGGGCAAGATCGCGTTCCCGATCGCGCGGGCGCTGGCGCAGCGCAACGAGGTGTGGGGTGCGGCGAGGCTGAGGAATCCGGCTGATCGCGAGAAGCTCATCGCTGCGGGCATCACGCCGGTCGCGCTCGACGTGAGTGTCGGTGACTTCTCGGCGTTGCCCACCGATTTCAGCTACGTGTTCCATGCGGCCGTCGACGTGGGCTCCGGCGACTGGGAGCAGTGCGTCGACACGAACGCACAGAAGTCCGGCGACCTGCTGTACCACTGCCGCGCCGCAAAGGGATTCGTCTTCTGCTCGACCGGCTCGATCTACGGTTATCAGGGACAACGACCGTTACGGGAGTCCGATCCGCCTGGCGTTCCGCTTCGCCCGAACTACAGCTTTTCCAAGATCGCAGCCGAGGCGGTGTGCACATGGATCGCGAAGCAATACGACATACCGCTCACGATGATCCGCATCTGCTCGACCTATGGGCCCGAGGGCGGCGCACCTGCCGACCGGCTGGACATGATGCTGGCGCACAAGCCGATTCGGCTCTACCCCGATAAACCCAACAACTACAACCCGATCTACGAGGACGATTACGTCGAACTCGGCATCCGCGCCATGGAGGTGGCGGCGACACCGCCCGTGGTGGTCAACTGGGCCGGTAGCGAGACCGTCAGCGCCGAGGATTACTGCACCTACATGGGCGAGCTCGTCGGCGTCGAACCGATCTTCACCTACACCGCAGACGCACACACTCCGTTATGGCCCGACGTCACGTACATGCACGAGATACTCGGCTCGACCAAGGTGGGATGGCGCGACGGGTTCCGGCGCATGATCGCTGCGCGTCATCCTGAAATCGTTCTGCCGAACCCCTGAGGCCCTGAGGACATCCGATGCAGCTGCCCGGCACTCCGTCCGACGAAATCGACAACGTCCTGGCCACCGGTCGTGGCGACATCACGACCTTGTTCGTGTCGATGGCCACCCGGCACCCGGACGGCGCGGACGCCGAGTACCTCCGCTGGCACACCCTCGATCACCGTCCCGAACAGCACCGGCTGTCGGCGGTGCGCGCGTCCCTGCGTTTGGTGTCCACACCGCAATGCCGCGCCGCCCGCGCCGCAGGAACCGACCCGTATGCCGCGATCGACCATGTGATGACCTACTTCTTCACCGACCCGGGCGGGATGGACGGCTTTCTCGCACTGGCCAAAGCGCTCATCGGAGGCAAGCGCAAACTCCCCCTTCTGCCCCCTGTCGAACGCGGCGTCTACGAGGTGAACCGCAAGTCCGCCGCACCGCGGGTCAAGGTGGGCTCCGACGTGCTTCCGTGGTGGCCGGTGAAAGGTGTGTACCTGCTGCTCGAACGCGGCGATGCCACTGCGGCCGACGCACTGCTGGACGTCGACGGCGTGGTGGGCGTCTGGTCAGCGGCGACGCTGGATGTCAACGCGAGGCTGGCCAGCGCACCGGTGGGCCAAAACATCACGTACTGCTTCCTCGACGAGGATCCACTGTCCACAGCGGAACGCTTGAGGCCGGTGTTGACTTCGCGATGGGGCCAGGGCGGCGTCGAACCGCTGCTGGCCGCTCCCTTCTACCTCGTCGTACCGCACGATTGGGATCGCTATGTGCCGTAGGAGTCTTTCATGCGGATCGGCTTGATGATCGGCTCCGACAAGGAACGCTCGCGTGCCGACCGCCTGGCCGGCCTTCTCGACGACGGAAAAGCCGCCGAGAGCGACGGTTTCGCATCGTTCTGGATTCCCCAGGTTCCCGGCTACCTCGATGCGATGACGGCCGTCGCCCTGCTCGGCCAGGTCACCGAACGCATTGAGATCGGGACAGCGGTGGTGCCCATCCAGACCCGGCATCCGCTCATCATGGCGCAGCAGGCACTGACCACCCAGGTGGCCTGCTTCGGACGCTTCACGCTCGGTATCGGGCCGTCGCACCATTGGATCATCTCCGATCAACTCGGCCTGCCCTACGACAAACCCGCAGTGGTGGTGCGCGACTATCTCGACGTGCTGGATGCGGCGTTCGCCGGTCCCGGCCCGATTGCGGTGGACAACGGCAACTTTCGGGTGCACAGCCCGGTGGACGTCACCGAGGACTTCGGCATGCGGGTGCTCGTGGCCGCACTCGGACCGGCGATGCTGCGGATCGCCGGCGAACGCACCGGCGGAACCATCCTGTGGATGGCCGACGAACGGGCCATCGGCGACTACGTGGTCCCGCGCATCACGAACGCGGCGAACGCCGCCGGACGCACCGAAACCCGTGTCGTCGCGGGCGTACCCGTCGCGCTCTGTTCGAATCATGAGACCAACGGTGCCCGTGAGTACGCGAGCGAAGTGCTCGGTCACGCCGACTTCTCCCCCAACTACGTCCGACTGCTCCAGCACGGCGACGCCGAGGATGTCGGAGACACCATGGCGGCGGGCGACGAATCGACTGTCCTCGCGCGGCTGCGAAGCTACCGTGACGCCGGCGTCACCGATCTCGCCGTTCGGGTGGTTCCGCTGGGACAGGATTCGAAGGCTCGCAGCGAATCACGCCGCCGCACTCAGGAGTTCGTGGCCTCGCTGGTGGGAGAGTTCGCTTCTGGCGCATAGGCGCCCATGAACTCCATGGGCACGCCGCCCATGGTGCAGAAGAACAGGTCGATCGCGGGCTTCGTGCCGCGCGCAACACGGTGCCAGTCGATCGGCCAGGGACGCAATTGCATTGCACACCAGTATATTTCCAGAATTAGTGGATAATCTCTATTATCCATGAGAAATCCCGCCGTTTTCATTGGATGAATCAACTGTAGGTTGCCGCCCGTGGGTGCGACCGTCGCTTGGGTTCACCGAATGCTGCTGTTGACCAAGGCTATTCGGATTGATGGCGGGGTGCGAGAGCGGGTGGGTCGTAGTACGAGGTTCACGGGAGAAATTTGCACGTTTATCGCCGAGGCTCCTACCTGCATCGACGTGGCATTGATGCATTGCATGATTCAATGTATCATCCGATGAGACAGCTAGGAGGGTGCGGTGCCGGTCGATAGAAGCGGTCGCGTGTACGTCGTGGGCTCGGTCCCGTTACTACATCCCGAGGCGCAGACCGTCGAGGAGATGCTCGAGGGATGGCGCAATCAGCAACTGTGCCGCAACCTCCACCACGAGACGATCGCCGGGCGGATCCGGATCGTGCAGCGGTTCGTGGAGGTGACCAACGAGTTCCCGTGGACATGGACACCGGCGATGGCTGAGGAGTTCTTCAGTGATCTGCGCGCGATCCACCGGCGCAAGCAATCCACCATCCGCGGCTATCAGAACGCCTTGAAATTGTTCTGCTCCTATGTCAGCCATCCCGATTACGGCTGGGACCGGGTGTGCGAGCAGCGCTTCGGAACTCATCCGGCCCAAGTATTCTTCGAGTGGAACACCGCCACGCACGTGCAGGACAACGAACAGTCCCCCGAGAAACGCGCTTTCACCAAGGCGGAGTTGCAGGACTTCTTCGACCACGCCGACGACCAGGTCGCGCTGATCGCGGCCTCGGGGCGCAAGGGCTGGTTGCCGGCCTACCGCGACGCGGTGATGTTCAAGATCGCGTACTCCTACGGGCTGTTCTCCAGGGTTCAGTCCCCGTGCGGCAGCGCGGTTCTCTGAGTTTGTGCAGCTTAGAGGCCGGTGATGAGATGCTATCGGCTGCAACAGGTGTGGTGCAAGGGGGCTCGCGGTGGGTCATTGTGGCCGGCTCGGCGTGTTCAGTCGGGCCATGAGTTCTCGGTTGGCGGCGCGGGCAGCGGTCAGGTCGTCGTCGCGTTCCTCGAGCTGGTGTTGAAGGTCGAGGTTATCGTGTTCGAGCTGGCTGATGCGCTGGTGGAGCGCGTCGATGTCACGGGGCTGCCGAGCCCGGACTCACGCCAGGTATGTTCGCCGAGCGCCTCGGAAAGCCGTTTCTCCAGTTGGTGGTTGCGGGTGTTGAGGCGGGCGGCTCGTTCGTGGGCGGCCAGCAGGTCCGCCCGCAGCGACGCATGTGTGACCGCGTGATCGCTGTTCAAATGGACTGGATCTGCTTGCAGCGCATGGATTTTCTCCAGCAGGTCGCGGTGACGGTAGAGGAACGTGCGGTCGACTCCGGCCGCGCGCGCGATTGCGGACGCACTGATCGGGTCGCCCGCGGCGGCGGCTTGGTCGAGCACCGCCAGCACCCGTTTGCGGCGGCGCCCCGAGTCGTCGCGCCGGCCGTCCAGCATCGGCTGGGTTTGCGGGTTCGTGGTGCGGGTCATGCACTGGCCTCCGACGTAGGTGTGGTGGGTAGTCCGGGCGGGGTGACGGTGAGTATGGGCATGCCGAGCGGCACCGTGTGGGCTGCGCGGTGACGGCGCACGATGGCGACGGCGTCATCGATGCGGGCTCGCTCGGTGTCGTCGATGCCGGTGATATCGCCCTTGATTCGGTTGATCAGTCGCCGGACCCGGGTGATTTCTTCCTCGGTCGGAGAGGCATCGGCACGGGCCCAGTCATCGATGCCATCAATGGTGGCGGCCAGCCGTTCTCGGGTGCGCAGCAGATCATCGAGGTATGCCTGCAACTCGGGCAGGAACGCCACGGTGGTGCGGAAGTGGTCACAGCCCACGCACCGGTACCGGACCGGGCAGGCTCCGCCGCCGGCTTTGACATTGGTCGGCTCGGTGCAGGTGCCGTAGGGGACGGCAACCTCCCCGACGGCGTGTCGGGCGCGTTCGGAGTCCAACAGCATCTGCGCATCGCGCCAGATCCTGTTGCCATGCCGGTCGAAGCTCAGCGCGGTGACGGTGTCCACGGCAGCGCGGCGACGGTCTTCGCCGATGCGGTAGTAGCGGCGAGTCATGGAGTAGCTTCGGTGATCGAGCAGTTCGGCCAGGACGTCGATCGGCACTCCGGCGTCCGCATGACGTTGGGCATACGAGCGCCTTGTCTCCGCAGTGGTCGTGTGCGGTTGGGTTCGTGTTGCGTTTGACGTGGCCGATTCTCGGCGCGTAGTTCGTGACGCTGATTGCCGATCGTGTGGCGATAACCCAAATCGTTTGTGATGGACGTCACTGCCGACGGGGGTCAGCATGGTCCGATTACTTTCTGCCGGGGTTTCGGGCGACTCTGGAGGCAG is part of the Mycolicibacterium tusciae JS617 genome and encodes:
- a CDS encoding nitric oxide reductase activation protein NorD — its product is MTDVSPAPADPARFRFLATYIAGRSVDVTEAPAGQRAHTNGQFIFVSADASIEEQRREMLLQAALLGAGSLDPRIVKGLRARATLARRYLALEGQRVLAELGRQIPLDAALLGDGQPRTATADESFEVAKSRADVADPPGWFGVIKPSRLMAAPAGPGGQATNKDLKLQFDPIDMPESEDDDEDEDDDGGKSGESKILKLFESPLFNNQSMSDYFRKMFGGKRSQGEGAAGAEMTVRSIRRAQEIGANARPLPTRIEFTDDGKPGAAMGVGGALYPEWDVFNDRYKPDWCRVIDFPLTAAADVSDAGVAHDDVLRRRLARVGLGPKVLRARADGDDLDIEALIDLFVDLQSGFSAPEHVYLERRKLARNLGVLILIDASGSAVDADSDGLAVHDHQRRAAATLAVTLEELGDRVAVYAFRSQGRHAVHLPAIKTFDQSFGAVGRARLNQLEPASYTRLGAGIRGAGEVLKNDAGTPNRLLLVLSDGFPYDDGYEGHYAEADASKALEELRMEGVACLCLSIGSSTETEVLERVFGSASYASASTLADLSPQMDELFMSALAELAAPKPARV
- a CDS encoding DUF6262 family protein yields the protein MTRTTNPQTQPMLDGRRDDSGRRRKRVLAVLDQAAAAGDPISASAIARAAGVDRTFLYRHRDLLEKIHALQADPVHLNSDHAVTHASLRADLLAAHERAARLNTRNHQLEKRLSEALGEHTWRESGLGSPVTSTRSTSASASSNTITSTFNTSSRNATTT
- a CDS encoding NAD-dependent epimerase/dehydratase family protein translates to MLDSEKILITGATGKIAFPIARALAQRNEVWGAARLRNPADREKLIAAGITPVALDVSVGDFSALPTDFSYVFHAAVDVGSGDWEQCVDTNAQKSGDLLYHCRAAKGFVFCSTGSIYGYQGQRPLRESDPPGVPLRPNYSFSKIAAEAVCTWIAKQYDIPLTMIRICSTYGPEGGAPADRLDMMLAHKPIRLYPDKPNNYNPIYEDDYVELGIRAMEVAATPPVVVNWAGSETVSAEDYCTYMGELVGVEPIFTYTADAHTPLWPDVTYMHEILGSTKVGWRDGFRRMIAARHPEIVLPNP
- a CDS encoding alpha/beta fold hydrolase, producing MPVVLVHGNPETDALWDPLVEALGREDVVRLSPPGFGAPLPSGFPGTFLAYRDWLIGELQGIDDPIDLVGHDWGGCHVVNAVMYRPDAVRSWASDTVGLFDPAYVWHDMAQVFQTPEAGEQVVEAMQDGSLEERAQQLTSFGIPSDVATSFAAAQGPEMGKAILALYRSARQPALADAGRALDDATARPGLSILATEDPFVGTDEMRHRAADRAGAQTEVLDGLGHWWMVEDPAVGAAALTRFWKSLDG
- a CDS encoding CbbQ/NirQ/NorQ/GpvN family protein, yielding MLNSTSAVVTHVPAAPFYRAAGDEVAVFRAAARRGLPVLLKGPTGCGKTRFVEAMAHELGRELITVAGHEDMTSADLVGRFLLKGGETVWVDGPLTRAVREGAIFYLDEVVEARQDTTVVIHPLADHRRELPVDRLGTTLQAAPGFQLVISYNPGYQSVLKNLKESTRQRFIAIELGYPSADVETEVVAYEAGIDTETARALVQLAYAIRNLDGSPLREVSSTRMLILAGGLAAEGLNLRSAVHAAVVQVLSDDHDVIRALDELVNTVLPQT
- a CDS encoding acyl-CoA dehydrogenase family protein, yielding MQLTFDAEVEAFRAEFVRFLDEHLPPETEAAAERSRSTSHVPEWSRRWQRLQFDNGWLLPGNPPEFGGRNAGVLEQFVHREELARRRIYHAFNPQGVGIIAASLLAFGTDEQKRRWAVPILRAEMTASLGMSEPGAGSDLAGLTTRAVSDGDHFVVNGQKVWTSGAHDADVILTFVRTDPDAPKHKGISALLIPTDSPGLQRRPFASVYDRDSPDFNEVFFSDVRVPSENLVGPLHEGWKVANGSLGHERTMMWMAFANRLQQMLEDYRPVGEVNRDRYATIAMDYQALRLLGSRALGQAARGERDVPGISVLKVLGSEAEQAAARSLLDAAGTDGLLDPGLTAPYNPYGPDLYNASWFTRYVSTYAGTISGGTSEIQRNIIAQRVLGLPAR
- a CDS encoding tyrosine-type recombinase/integrase, which produces MLTPVGSDVHHKRFGLSPHDRQSASRTTRRESATSNATRTQPHTTTAETRRSYAQRHADAGVPIDVLAELLDHRSYSMTRRYYRIGEDRRRAAVDTVTALSFDRHGNRIWRDAQMLLDSERARHAVGEVAVPYGTCTEPTNVKAGGGACPVRYRCVGCDHFRTTVAFLPELQAYLDDLLRTRERLAATIDGIDDWARADASPTEEEITRVRRLINRIKGDITGIDDTERARIDDAVAIVRRHRAAHTVPLGMPILTVTPPGLPTTPTSEASA
- a CDS encoding TIGR03564 family F420-dependent LLM class oxidoreductase, with the translated sequence MRIGLMIGSDKERSRADRLAGLLDDGKAAESDGFASFWIPQVPGYLDAMTAVALLGQVTERIEIGTAVVPIQTRHPLIMAQQALTTQVACFGRFTLGIGPSHHWIISDQLGLPYDKPAVVVRDYLDVLDAAFAGPGPIAVDNGNFRVHSPVDVTEDFGMRVLVAALGPAMLRIAGERTGGTILWMADERAIGDYVVPRITNAANAAGRTETRVVAGVPVALCSNHETNGAREYASEVLGHADFSPNYVRLLQHGDAEDVGDTMAAGDESTVLARLRSYRDAGVTDLAVRVVPLGQDSKARSESRRRTQEFVASLVGEFASGA